CTGCGAGgattctccatcttcttcttcttctctacaCTTTGCAGCTACTTCACTTGGCTCAGGAAATTAAAAAAGGTGTAGAGATTGAGAGAAACAGATGGATAATAAAGGCAGCAAAGGAGGTGCAGCAGTAGTTGGAGGCAGCTCGCCGATGGTATGTGAGAAAGAGGAAGAAGCAGTAGCGACAACTCCTATGCGCACAGCTGAGACCATACTTCGTCTTTTACCAATGGCTCTGTGTATCTCAGCTCTCATTCTCATGCTCAGGGATTCTCAGACCAATGACTTTGGCTCTCTTTCTTACTCTGATCTTACTGCTTTCAggtttttcttttactttccaCCCttttctctccctctctctcctgtatgaaaattttttacaaCTTTTTAATTGTCTATCAATTAATATTACaacttttttcaatttaattaaaattaatttataatcattCACTTTACTATGTGTTTATAGTTTAGTTAATAGTAAttgaacaaaataaaatttgataataaaatttttaataacacatttttttcctttttattttttgtcaagacaaaattcagaattttttttttttgataataaattcagaacttaatatgttttaattctaaaataaataGGTTTTTTTTCATTAAGGGGAGTCTAATGGATCACTCACCATGgaggtaaataattttaaaataaataaatagaaaaatttatacTCAAAATCTTTTTACTAAGAAAAACCAATTAGATCATtccttaattaatatattttataggtTAACTTTTTacagaataataattttgaaaattttataatataaagtttaaatttcgatcaaattaaaagaaaaaaaaaagccctaatcctaaattaaaattaaatctttcaAGCAATAGAGCACATGATTAAAAAAAGCCCTAATCCTAAATTAAAAAAGCCCTAAtcctaaattaaaattaaatctttcgATCTAAGAttggaaaattttattaaaattactaaatttttatatatgaatcTTATTAATATCCTTAATATTAcaagcagaaaaaaaaaagcaatatttttcagaaaacaagtatttttggaaaaaaaaatgtttacaAACACAAAAGCAACAGAGCCATAGTAATGTAATTAGTTAATATGTGATGGttggaaaatttttaaatagattcGTTCTATTATGGATTTAAAacgtataaaaattaattttatctgaACTTTTAACAGAAAAGACTAATTTTACAAACTTGTGATTAACTCATTTAacacttaaattaaaattataatttattaaatatttaaatgtataaaaattataataattaaaagtaaattaataatattattaataatttattaaaaaaataaaagttattcgCACATATTGTTGCTTTAAATTctgtcaattttattttaaatttttataaattaaaaaaaaattaaatgagaataactttatgattttataaaaatataaagtataaatagcaaaatttagagtataaatttaatttttttacagttcacataattaatttatatttaattattataatttttataaatttaaatattcaataaattataattattatttaaatgtttaatataCTAATTTCAAATAATACAGGAATGTAAACATGTATTTCCCAAATGCATTAAACTTGAAAAGAAAACTATGTGGGTCATATAATCCTATAATTAATATGCAGGTATTTGGTGCATGCCAATGGGATATGTGCTGGATATTCCCTTCTTTCAGCTGTGATCGTAGCAATTCCTCGACCATCCACCATGTCCAAAGCCTGGACATTCTTCTTCCTTGACCaggtatattaattaattatacttcaatttaaaaaaatacatatatatatattatttttatcaaaaggTGTTTTGAAAAAAAAGAGGATAATCGAAACTTAATTATCAGATAAATCAAATTATATACTATATAAAATAGCAGTGAATATTCTTGCAGTTGTTCACATACATTATTCTGGCGGCTGCGGCGGTGGCACTGGAATTACTGTATTTGGCTAGAAAGGGAGACACAGCCATCACTTGGAGTGCAGCTTGTATGTCATTTGGTCTATTCTGTCACAAAGCGACAGCAGCTATAGTCATCACATTTGTGGTAGTAGCTTGTTATGCTCTGCTTTCACTCGTCTCTTCTTACAAACTGTTCAGCAATTTTAGTGCTCCGGTTGTGACCTACCCCGGCAAAGGCGTCGAGATTGCAGGCTTCCATGGCTAACTGTTAATGATGTTGCACTTCCGTCCAGCATCTGCAGAGGTGGGATTATGGTCAATAATAAGCATTGGTTTGCTTTCATGTAATCATGTAATTCTGGACTTCCTTTGTACCTAAGACGTACTACCCGAACTTGGAAAATAATCTAGAAAATAAAAGGCAACTTGGTGTTTTATAATTAACTATCAATATTGTGTTAAGGcactctatattttttttttggtgtaATTGAATTTAAACTGGAGATTTTTGGGCCTAAAAACGACTTTAAACTAATAAGTTAAAACTCATTTCATGAATTCATTCATTCCAAACCTCTCAATTCTGAAATTTGTATTTTTCTTatacatttattatttatatatgtattcCTTATATTTTTCTCATACATTTATTATTTGTATATGTATTCATTAATAAAACACTagataaatagattatattgattttatgagtttactaaatatatttttaaattaaattatattttaatatttgagttttaatataattaataattaatttttatttaaatttctatataattaAACCGTTAAAATAGAAAATCCTTCCGTACATAATTTTTTAGTCAAACGgtacattatatttaaattcttatataattaatatgtccGAATTAGAAAATTTTCCATCCATTATTCTTTTAGTCAACCgattaaaaggaaaataaatatttcaaatatctaaaatatcttCGTAAACACTTAAATCCTTTTTAATATAggtgaaaaattttatattgtgtAGTTACACTTTTGTttctaaattttagtataatcaATGAatcaatctttatatttttaaaactaaatcctCAAATCTACTTATATTTATTtcgtttaaaattataatttttcattcattatagatattaattagtTCAAAATTAGTTGATAATTAaacttcttttaaaaatataatttctttctaaaatattttttataaaaatttataatttatttaaaagttaCTTGATACCATTTAAAAATAGTCGAAATcgtaaatattttctaaaattttaaaattatatgtattgaaatattttaataaatgaaaattaaaaaatgaaaagtgttaaaaatttgttaaatgagatattatagaaaaaaaaattaatggaaatCTAAGTGtttctttcaaataaaaaataaaggatcaaaatatttaaattataataaatgaggatgcattataaaagaatttaagtgTACAATTTTAAAAGTATAGTGACCAatgtattaattatactaaaatttaaatatttaaatataatttattcattttaaataggtaatgaaaatataactatactaaaaataaataaaatgatttcTAATTTGAATAGATTAATcgtaaaagaatttaaatatttaattttaaaaatataaaaattaatttattaattatactgaaattagtattttttttttttttcatcaccTGATTTTTCGCTTTATGCTTTTGGACAATTGAGTTATCTTCAATTATCAGACATAAACATGCTGTTATTTTGGTAAGGATTGAAGGAGAAATAATAGAATTGTAAAAAGTATGTTGGAGAATTTAGTACTACGacgataatattattaattttatttcattttaattggctaataaaattaaaattgttcaATATACGTTAGAAGttttaaatcataaaattttaataaataatagaaataatGTGATCGTCAAAAATATTTGTAATAGTTAATAATATGACAATAAAGAATtagttttactttttaattagaaaattaaattaaaaatcaatcaGCATTTTGACTAAATTTTAACTaacagaattaaaataaaaaataagaatccTTACAAAATtcctaatttagttttttagcaAAATTTTTCCTATATGTTTTGTAtaagaataattttaattgattggAACAAAATAGTGATTTTAAttgattgaaataaaataatataaaatataagtttGATTGTTTTAAGAATTCAAtggaatttttaagaaaaaaataacaattttaatgaattgaaatacataaatttaatacaaatcaatataaattaaaaataaattatattcataaatttattgtgataatgaataattaagttttattgattaaaacttaTGATGTAACACATCAATGCTTTAATCACTTAAAGCAAGTCAAAAATAGAATTAcgtgataaaaatttaataagtagtgttttatttatagaaaaaaaatgtttattatgagattttataaaatgttaatGTTAGAGAAATAAAGCAGATTTCACTACAAAAATAATCATTGAATTCTTATTCATTAGACCGTACGAATTGAATTTACAGAAAATTTAATAActaactcaattttcttataatataaaaaccgatgaatataaatattaaagtatGCATTCTTATATAACtattttgaattataaaaaattcattaaactaatattttttcagtttattgacatattttttcaatttattgacTTAAACGGAAGAATAGCTGAAttcacaatttttattttattttttaaatttttaataaactgAATTCAAACATTCATATACcaataaattataatacatattaaaatatagTTTATAATTAAAAGGTTACTCTCTCTTTTTAatcaaagaattttttttatttaaactatgtttttatatattttatgtaatatatatatattcacaaataaaataatttgtataaatttactaaatttatattttttagtcactaaaaaatgaaaaaaaaaatatttttcattcataatttttaattgaattatcaaattgtaaaaaattatatcaactAAATTTAAGTTAAATAGAGAACTCATCTaccaatcaaaataaaaatatttaattgaattaaaactttctaattaattatatccattaataaaatggagtttgaatttaaatataaaaactaatataatcaatcaatataaatatttttaaataatattaagttTCTATTTTAGATTTTAACCGATCAAAagggtaaaaaataataattaaatttaaccaCATCTATTTTAGGTaatctcattattttttttctcacgTATATATAGTATAGAAGGTTATAGCTATATACTcttatatattctttttttttttaggattattatatatatatatatatatatatatataagtattttaagaaaattataatctcaattaaatataaataggagtaatttaatttttgaattaattgaATTGATATTTTGACATTACATAATATATTTACTCTCTTACTTTTCTttcatcaaaatattttttttatttttatttaatattacatttCCATATAAAGTATGAACTTTatgatttataaataaaaataataaaaaaattatttataaataaaaataataaaaaaattaagtattcGTTAAATCCctttatttatctattaaaatataaagcatgtataaagttaaatataaaattcattaagcACTCACTGATTTAGCTAGTATAAATGCATTTGAGTAAATtgtgttaaattttattttttcaatcccatctcaaaaaaaaaataaaaaataaaaaactcgttaattagagtaaaaaatttttaatttaaaattttaaattaaattagaatttgatgaccgctggatttcaccATCCCGATATAAGACCAAGCTCAAGATGACAACTCTGATCCAAGGGTCAAAAGGCCTATTCAATGAGCCGGCCTGGACCACACGACCTTGAGGTCGGGTCTCCCTAGGGCCCTTACCTTCCCACACCTAGCTCAGTTCTAAGGCCTAGTAGGAAAAGGAACAACTGGCCCATCCCTCCAGCAGATCTGTTATACACGTGTcggggggaattaaatggtcgtttaGCATGGAACAGATGTCTAACATTTTAGTACGTACGTATCCGTATGACAGAGACAGGTAGCCCAATAGTGGCAAAGCCGTTAGacatcactagcagacaaaaaaaaaaaagaataaaaggagaggagcaCCCTCCACTCAGATCAAGCTTACTCAACTATTGTAAATCCTATTTtatttggatctcagatcatcaattggcgccgtctgtgggaacgaaggagaacTTTTCGTCACCGAAATTCCACTCTTaaaaaacccactgagatccacaatggccaaCCATAACGAAAACAATATTACCAATACCctcaatgacctgagctctgcccaagaggggcaacagTTCTCTGTCTCTAGCCCCGCAACTCCCAATAACCAACCACCAACCCCTTTTAATCCCTCGCCGGGCTCGGCAGGGAATGTACCCGGAGCCACCTTGTCTAACCAAGACTTTCAGGCCATGGCCCTCCAAttacaaaacaccgcccactggctggggcagataatgcagcaaagGGGCCTCGGCACCCCATCGAATGTGCTGCCTGTGATAGAAGCAATccaaaccaatgagccccaGCCTACCTTCAATCACCCCCAACAAAATAGCAGAGAAACCGGAGAAAGAGGCAGAAGGGCCagtgaagaagaagaaccagaggccaGAATCTATGGGAGAAGGGTAAGGGAGCTGATAGAAAATGACGAGGCGGACAGTTACTCTGCCAGGACAACTAGAAGAACAGAGATCGAAGAATGGAAGGAGGAGTATTGCGTGGAGAAGAGACCCAGACAAGAGGAAGAGAATGTAGATCAAAAGCTGCAAAAAATGAGAGAACAGTTCTTGGCCGAGTTGGGAGCGAAAGATCACAATCAAACCCTCTTATCTGCATCCTCGCCCTTCTCGAGATGGGTGCAATAGGAGACCATCCCCAAAAAATTCATGATGCCACCTATGGCCGAGTACGACGGAACGGGAAATCCCAGGGAGCACGTCCTTAACTATAAAACCTTCATGGAGCTGTAGACcttatcggatgccttgatgtgcaaggtattccccacGACCCTCACGGGACCAATACGAgtgtggttcaacagcctagaAGCTGGAACTATCAGGAGTTTTGGAGATTTGGCTAACgtcttcattagccggttcatagccggaGTGCCAGCTGACAGGAAAACCAGTTACTTAGAAACAGTCAAGCAAAGGAGGAATGAATCATTGAGGGAATATGTAGCCCATtttaatacggaggccctgcagatcctCGAGCTGGATGAAGGCAGAGCAGTAGAAGCCATGCAAAAGGGGATGACCTCCCCAGAGTTCTTCGGTTCGTTGAGTAGGAAGCCCCCTACCTCACTGGCAGAactgatgaagagggcagagaagtacataaggcaggatgatgccttaatGACGAGCAGATTCGCCAAAAAGGCAGCAGACAGGGGAAAAGCTCCAGAGGAAAGGAGGCCGAAAAGGCACGAGAAGAGGCAAAACAAAAGGCCTGAGACATACAGACAACCCCATGGACCGAAGGGACCAGAGACCATTTCCCCCTCGAGTTCCAGACCAAAGACCATTTCCTCCATGAGTTCCAGAGACCCTTACCCCTCTCAACGCCTCTCGAGCTGAAGTGCTCATAGCAGTCCAAAACAAGGAATTTCTCCAATGGCCGAAGCCCATGAGGGCTGAAGCAAGCCAGAGAGTACCATCGTACACACGGTCATGACACCAACAATTGTTACCAGCTTATCAGCGAAATCGAAATGCTGATAAAAAGGGGACATCTCAGGAATTTTGTGAAAAACCGAAAGGAGAAAGGCCTCAGCAGAATCCTAACACAGAGAGACCTCGGAGGACGGGAGCAGGGCCAGTGAATGATGgctccagtggaaccatcaatatgatcgtcggaggaactggaggtcggatgagcaggAGAGGAAGAAAAAGGGGCCGAGACGGGAAAGGTAGCAATGCTGAAGTCATGCAAGTAGCAGAACATTCCCCAACGGCCATCTCTTTCTCCCCAGAAGACGCCCATGGCATTCAGATGCCTCACGATGAAACCAttgtcattgaagccgtcattcacaactacTGGGTCAGGAAGGTCCTGGTCGACAACGGAAGCAAGGTGAACATATTACCGTACAGGGTCTTCCAACAAATGAGAATCCCAGAAGAGCAGTTGGTTCGGGACCAGGCCTCGGtgaaggggatcggaggagtccGAGTACCTGTGGAAGGAAAGGTGAAATTGGCTCTAACCCTCGGAGAAGCACCTTTGGCTCGAACTCACTATGCAGTGTTCCTGATAGTGAAGCTTCCCCTGAACTACAATGCCATACTGGGAAGGCCGGTTCTGTACGATTTTGAGGTGGTGACCAGTATCAGATACCTGGCCATGAAGTTCCCAACCGAAGCAGGAGTGGGAGTAGTCAGAGGGAGCAAGGAAGAGGCGAGAGCAGTATACCTGACCACAGTGTTGGAGCCGAGCTCGGCAGGGGAAAATTTTGACTCGAAAGTCCTGAAAGTCCGAAATGAGAAGAAAGAAGCCAGAACAGAACCAATTGGAGAACTGGAAATcttccccttatcagaagcagaagcagaaaagGTTTTCAGTCTCAATGTTGGCTTGACTGAAGAGCAGAAAACTGAAGAAATGGCCAtgatccgaggtcacgcatcaagcttcgcctggaagccatCCAACATGCCTGGGATAGACCCTGAGGTGATGACTCACAAGTTGAACATCCTCCCTGAAGCCAAGCCGataaaacagaagaagagagtggTGGGGAGAGAGAAGCAATAGGCCACTAGGGAGGAGGTGCGAAAGCTGGAAGAGGCAGggtttattagggaagtaatgTACCCGCAATGGCTAGCGAATCCTGTACTAgtgaaaaaagccaatggcaagtataggatgtgtatagattttactgacttgAACCAGGCATGCCCTAAAGATTATTACCCCcttcctgatattaataaaatggtcgactctacggccggttttggtTACATGTCATCTCTAGATGCAATGTCtagttaccaccaaatcccaatggacaaatcggatgaggagaagacctcgttcataacagaagatgggacctaTTGTTACAAGGccatgccgtttgggctaaaAAATGCCGGGGCGACATACCAGAGACTAATGAATGAAATTTTCAAAGACTAGATTGGTAGGAATATCGAAGTGTACgtggacgatatggtggtcaaaagcccaaCTTTTCAGCAACACTTGATAGACCTGAGGGA
The genomic region above belongs to Manihot esculenta cultivar AM560-2 chromosome 3, M.esculenta_v8, whole genome shotgun sequence and contains:
- the LOC110612094 gene encoding CASP-like protein 2A1; the protein is MDNKGSKGGAAVVGGSSPMVCEKEEEAVATTPMRTAETILRLLPMALCISALILMLRDSQTNDFGSLSYSDLTAFRYLVHANGICAGYSLLSAVIVAIPRPSTMSKAWTFFFLDQLFTYIILAAAAVALELLYLARKGDTAITWSAACMSFGLFCHKATAAIVITFVVVACYALLSLVSSYKLFSNFSAPVVTYPGKGVEIAGFHG